A part of Acropora palmata chromosome 6, jaAcrPala1.3, whole genome shotgun sequence genomic DNA contains:
- the LOC141884591 gene encoding uncharacterized protein LOC141884591, producing MGGIESFLNGSETEAWKADRELEPSLENSTRAVRSKQRRNSSIKGTLEAKKSKRYIREDTAATEPLRQELKLTDKPQDGKRRAQLGTRPRMVSQVTAIKTLLAASFKKDTELNPEYVTIEFAKRPEDRAIDLGFVLHGGVDNEIIPGDPGIFVKHVIAGSVVDKRLRPGDRILFINGINATNVKLKWAQQAVRKAKGMVRLHIKKVPNRQKIIHDAIKKESEQEFPLFSDEDIEGYEDAFSVYDVRGNGLIKVNDVFPLIRSLGHNPLEAAVWCYMNDLGLTANRRIKFTEFLRIMATLITDEEREEHRLDTIRVFDPEERGYINSSELETALKRMPGNEQMTDSELLDIIRLADPDGDGQIHTPDFMSLVSRQQ from the exons ATG GGAGGTATCGAATCATTTCTGAATGGATCTGAAACCGAAGCTTGGAAAGCAGATAGAGAACTGGAACCTAGCCTTGAAAACAGCACTCGGGCGGTGCGGAGCAAACAGCGACGAAATTCAAGCATAAAGGGCACTTTAGAG GCGAAAAAATCGAAACGTTACATCAGAGAGGACACAGCGGCGACAGAGCCCCTCAGACAGGAACTCAAATTGACTGACAAACCACAAGATGGAAAAAGGAGAGCTCAACTCGGGACCAGGCCACGAATGGTTTCACAGGTGACAGCCATCAAAACCTTACTGGCTGCGTCATTCAAAAAAGACACTGAGCTTAATCCTGAGTATGTTACCATAGAATTTGCAAAACGCCCAGAAG ACCGGGCGATAGACTTGGGCTTCGTCTTACATGGAGGGGTTGACAATGAAATCATTCCTGGAGATCCGGGTATTTTTGTTAAACACGTAATCGCTGGAAGCGTGGTAGATAAAAGGCTGAGACCTGGTGATAGAATATTGTTC aTAAACGGGATTAACGCTACAAACGTTAAATTGAAATGGGCACAGCAAGCAGTGAGAAAAGCCAAAGGGATGGTGAGACTTCACATCAAGAAAGTGCCAAATAGACAG AAAATAATCCATGACGCAATTAAAAAGGAAAGCGAACAAGAATTTCCACTTTTCAGTGACGAGGATATTGAAG GTTACGAAGATGCGTTCTCTGTATATGACGTCAGGGGAAACGGTTTAATCAAAGTTAATGATGTATTTCCTTTGATTCGTTCACTTGGTCACAATCCCCTTGAAGCTGCTGTCTGGTGTTATATGAATGATCTGGGACTTACAG caAATCGAAGAATAAAGTTCACAGAATTTTTACGAATAATGGCAACCTTAATAACGGACGAAGAACGCGAAGAGCATCGACTCGACACCATCCGGGTCTTTGACCCTGAAGAGCGAGGCTACATTAACTCATCAGAACTGGAGACAGCTCTCAAGCGCATGCCAGGAAATGAGCAAATGACAGACTCAGAACTGCTGGACATTATAAGACTGGCAGATCCCGATGGAGACGGTCAAATACATACCCCAG ATTTTATGAGTCTTGTCAGCCGTCAGCAATAA